Proteins encoded together in one Thermomonospora curvata DSM 43183 window:
- a CDS encoding NDMA-dependent alcohol dehydrogenase codes for MQTRAAILWEPHTEWSVEDIELDDPKAGEVKIKLTASGLCHSDEHMVTGDMAMDPEVAKLMQVEQYPIIGGHEGAGEVVEVGPGVTTLKEGDHVVLSFIPACGRCPSCAQGRQHICDLGAVLLAGRQISDMTARHHAKKNGADLGIMCCTGTFAPYTVVNEATCIKIDPSIPLDKAALVGCGVTTGWGSAVYAADVQPGETVVVIGLGGIGMNAVQGAAFAGARYVVAVDPVEWKRQKALETFGATHAAASIEEAIFLVNEITWGANAEKVILTTGVATGDLIAPMMSMVAKGGRGVVTAVAPMSQEDVKLNLFELAMTRKELVGCIFGNANPRRDIPRLLHLYQDGKLKLDELVTRTYTLDEINQGYQDMRDGKNIRGMIKY; via the coding sequence GTGCAGACTCGAGCCGCGATCCTGTGGGAGCCACACACCGAGTGGAGCGTCGAGGACATCGAGCTCGACGACCCCAAAGCGGGAGAAGTCAAGATCAAGCTCACGGCGTCGGGTCTGTGTCACTCCGACGAGCACATGGTCACCGGGGACATGGCGATGGACCCCGAGGTGGCCAAACTGATGCAGGTGGAGCAGTACCCGATCATCGGCGGACACGAGGGCGCCGGTGAGGTGGTCGAGGTCGGCCCGGGCGTCACCACCCTCAAGGAGGGCGACCACGTGGTGCTCTCCTTCATCCCGGCCTGCGGCCGCTGCCCCTCCTGCGCGCAGGGCCGCCAGCACATCTGCGACCTGGGCGCGGTGCTGCTGGCCGGGCGTCAGATCAGCGACATGACGGCCCGGCACCACGCCAAGAAGAACGGCGCGGACCTGGGCATCATGTGCTGCACCGGCACGTTCGCCCCCTACACCGTGGTCAACGAGGCCACCTGCATCAAGATCGACCCCTCCATCCCGCTGGACAAGGCCGCCCTGGTCGGCTGCGGGGTGACCACCGGGTGGGGCTCGGCCGTGTACGCCGCCGACGTCCAGCCGGGTGAGACCGTGGTGGTGATCGGGCTGGGCGGCATCGGGATGAACGCGGTGCAGGGCGCGGCCTTCGCCGGCGCCCGCTATGTGGTCGCCGTGGACCCGGTGGAGTGGAAGCGGCAGAAGGCCCTGGAGACCTTCGGCGCCACCCACGCCGCCGCCTCCATCGAGGAGGCCATCTTCCTGGTCAACGAGATCACCTGGGGCGCCAACGCCGAGAAGGTCATCTTGACCACCGGGGTGGCCACCGGCGACCTCATCGCCCCGATGATGAGCATGGTCGCCAAGGGCGGCCGCGGCGTCGTCACCGCGGTGGCCCCGATGTCCCAGGAGGACGTCAAGCTCAACCTGTTCGAGCTGGCCATGACGCGCAAGGAGCTGGTGGGCTGCATCTTCGGCAACGCCAACCCCCGCCGCGACATCCCGCGCCTGCTGCACCTGTACCAGGACGGCAAGCTCAAGCTGGACGAGCTGGTCACCCGGACCTACACCCTGGACGAGATCAACCAGGGCTACCAGGACATGCGCGACGGCAAGAACATCCGCGGCATGATCAAGTACTGA
- the sigM gene encoding RNA polymerase sigma factor SigM yields MASVSASPVDELSDKELMSRHAQGDPHAFGQLIVRHRERMWAVAMRTLGDQEEAADALQDAFLSAYRAAGRYRGDAAVTTWLHRIVVNACLDRLRRKSIRPATPLGDEAKIDALAPKLPDPTEGHGTLLEVTAALGELPFEQRAALILVDMLGYGVDDAAEFLDVPPGTIKSRCARGRARLARRLAHLRNRAGRANVEGSKKEGGGLPK; encoded by the coding sequence GTGGCGTCCGTGAGCGCGTCGCCCGTGGACGAGCTCTCCGACAAGGAGCTGATGTCCCGGCACGCTCAAGGAGACCCGCACGCCTTCGGCCAGCTGATCGTCCGGCACCGGGAACGGATGTGGGCGGTGGCGATGCGGACCCTGGGCGACCAGGAGGAGGCCGCCGACGCCCTGCAGGATGCGTTCCTGTCGGCCTACCGGGCGGCCGGACGGTATCGCGGGGACGCGGCAGTGACCACCTGGCTGCACCGCATCGTGGTCAACGCCTGCCTGGACCGGTTGCGCCGCAAGTCGATCCGCCCGGCCACTCCGCTGGGCGACGAGGCCAAGATCGACGCGCTGGCGCCCAAGCTGCCGGACCCCACCGAGGGGCACGGCACGCTGCTGGAGGTGACCGCGGCGCTCGGTGAGCTGCCGTTCGAGCAGCGGGCCGCGTTGATTCTGGTCGACATGCTGGGGTACGGCGTGGACGATGCGGCGGAGTTCCTGGACGTTCCGCCCGGCACGATCAAGAGCCGCTGCGCCCGCGGCCGGGCCCGCCTGGCCCGCCGGCTGGCGCATCTGCGGAACCGTGCAGGGCGCGCAAACGTCGAAGGTTCGAAGAAGGAGGGAGGTGGCCTGCCCAAGTGA
- a CDS encoding anti-sigma factor family protein, giving the protein MNPAHLDYEALADLAEGLLDDDEAASANAHLDDCALCRERSAEIADVSRLLADVSVPPMPEELIERIDEAIRAEAEKSAPVASLPHRALKRQRAGGWRSRFTPLRLVSAAAAAVVVLGGGAVLGGVLLNGSLSGDDHASHVPADSSRGKAAVLAEGSFTVRRSGTVYRSATLARQADEMVLKANSLPVLEDSPGRLVGCVDQVALGIKPVLVDVARFEGREATVIVVPTEGSTWRVVVVGPKCTDTTSDVIEETTIPAHRTTP; this is encoded by the coding sequence GTGAACCCCGCGCACCTGGACTATGAAGCCCTGGCTGACCTGGCCGAGGGGCTGCTCGACGACGATGAAGCCGCCTCCGCCAACGCGCATCTGGACGATTGCGCCCTGTGCCGGGAGCGGTCCGCCGAGATCGCGGACGTCTCCCGGCTGCTGGCGGACGTTTCCGTGCCCCCGATGCCCGAGGAGCTGATCGAACGCATCGACGAGGCCATCCGGGCCGAGGCGGAGAAGTCCGCCCCGGTCGCGAGCCTGCCGCACCGCGCCCTGAAGCGGCAGCGGGCCGGCGGGTGGCGCTCCCGGTTCACCCCGCTGCGGCTGGTCTCGGCCGCCGCGGCCGCGGTGGTCGTGCTCGGCGGCGGGGCGGTCCTCGGGGGCGTCCTGCTCAACGGCTCGCTGAGCGGCGACGACCACGCCTCTCACGTGCCGGCCGACAGCAGCCGGGGCAAGGCCGCGGTGCTGGCCGAGGGGTCTTTCACCGTGCGGCGCAGCGGCACGGTCTACCGCAGCGCCACCTTGGCCCGGCAGGCCGATGAGATGGTCCTCAAGGCCAATTCCCTGCCCGTCCTGGAGGACTCCCCGGGCCGTCTGGTCGGGTGCGTCGACCAGGTCGCCTTGGGCATCAAGCCGGTGCTGGTCGATGTGGCCCGCTTCGAAGGCCGCGAGGCCACCGTCATCGTGGTGCCCACCGAGGGCTCCACCTGGCGGGTGGTGGTCGTCGGCCCCAAGTGCACCGACACCACCTCCGATGTGATCGAGGAGACCACCATCCCCGCCCACCGCACCACTCCCTGA
- a CDS encoding dienelactone hydrolase family protein, whose amino-acid sequence MARILLLHSMYGLRPAVHAAADRLRAAGHEVHVPDLYAGKVADTPEDAEKIRAELGRDELLRRAVAAAAPHSEQGLVYAGFSLGGALAQNLALADEHARGLVLLHGTSDLPEDVSTDIPVQLHVADPDPYETDDWLNFWYLRMRRAGADVEVFRYRGAGHLYTDPDLPDYDAEAAERTWRIVEDFLAGL is encoded by the coding sequence GTGGCGCGGATCCTGCTGCTGCATTCGATGTACGGGCTGCGCCCGGCCGTCCACGCCGCGGCCGACCGGCTGCGCGCGGCCGGGCACGAGGTGCACGTCCCGGACCTGTACGCCGGGAAGGTGGCCGACACGCCCGAGGACGCCGAGAAGATCAGAGCGGAACTGGGCCGGGACGAGCTGCTGCGCCGGGCGGTGGCCGCGGCGGCCCCGCACTCTGAACAGGGCCTGGTGTACGCCGGGTTCTCACTGGGCGGGGCGCTGGCCCAGAACCTGGCGCTGGCCGACGAGCACGCCCGGGGGCTGGTGCTGCTGCACGGCACCTCGGACCTGCCCGAGGACGTCTCGACCGACATCCCCGTCCAGTTGCACGTGGCCGACCCCGACCCGTATGAGACCGACGACTGGCTCAACTTCTGGTACCTGCGGATGCGCCGGGCGGGAGCCGACGTGGAGGTCTTCCGCTACCGGGGCGCCGGCCACCTGTACACCGACCCCGACCTGCCGGACTACGACGCAGAGGCCGCCGAGCGCACCTGGCGGATCGTCGAGGACTTCCTGGCCGGGCTGTGA
- a CDS encoding DUF5318 family protein, with product MTSRPTRGVRSAAKGGSPNVTCVYGDELGPYAGRVKPAHCELADMAREYGEFWVFVGEVCEGCTWNHLTVSYVLGHGTRPRSRRGPMAKGS from the coding sequence ATGACGAGCCGACCGACAAGAGGTGTCCGGTCTGCCGCAAAGGGAGGCTCACCCAATGTCACCTGCGTCTACGGCGACGAACTCGGACCTTATGCCGGTCGTGTCAAGCCAGCCCACTGTGAACTCGCTGACATGGCCCGTGAATATGGTGAATTCTGGGTCTTTGTGGGCGAAGTGTGCGAAGGTTGTACTTGGAACCACTTGACGGTGTCGTACGTCCTCGGTCATGGCACACGGCCCCGCAGCCGGCGGGGACCGATGGCCAAGGGAAGCTGA
- a CDS encoding PadR family transcriptional regulator yields MAGRRGTEVLELAVLGLLHEAPMHGYELRKRLNALLGMFRAFSYGSLYPCLKKLLEQGLIVEDRPEEPNVALSLQSRRSKIVYKLTADGKERLQQLLTEAGPAAWEDEGFGVRFAFFRHTDADVRLRILEGRRSRLEERLESFRAALARTRERVDSYTLELHHHGLESVEREVRWLNELIGRERAEQQGEHQRAEREKPSGKSADTSSDDDR; encoded by the coding sequence ATGGCAGGCAGGAGGGGCACGGAGGTGCTGGAGCTCGCCGTGCTCGGACTCCTGCACGAGGCCCCCATGCACGGCTACGAACTGCGCAAGCGCCTCAACGCGCTGCTCGGCATGTTCAGGGCGTTCTCGTACGGGTCCCTCTATCCGTGCCTCAAGAAGCTCCTGGAGCAGGGGCTGATCGTGGAGGACCGGCCGGAGGAGCCCAATGTCGCGCTGAGCCTGCAGAGTCGGCGGTCGAAGATCGTCTACAAGCTCACCGCCGACGGTAAGGAGCGGCTCCAGCAGCTGCTCACCGAGGCGGGCCCGGCGGCGTGGGAGGACGAGGGGTTCGGCGTGCGCTTCGCCTTCTTCCGTCACACCGATGCCGACGTGCGCCTGCGCATTCTCGAAGGCCGGCGCAGCCGGCTGGAGGAGCGGCTGGAGAGCTTCCGCGCCGCCTTGGCGCGGACCCGGGAACGGGTCGACAGTTACACCCTCGAGCTGCACCACCACGGGCTCGAATCCGTCGAACGCGAGGTCCGCTGGCTCAACGAGCTGATCGGCCGGGAACGCGCCGAGCAACAAGGAGAGCACCAGCGGGCCGAGCGGGAGAAGCCGTCAGGCAAGTCCGCAGACACCAGCTCGGACGACGACCGTTAA
- the trxB gene encoding thioredoxin-disulfide reductase, translated as MSDVRNVIIIGSGPAGYTAAIYAARADLKPLVFEGSVTAGGALMNTTEVENFPGFPDGIMGPDLMDNMRKQAERFGADLIADDVTEVDLTVHPKVVKTGDTEYRAKAVIIATGSGYRELGLENEKRLSGRGVSWCATCDGFFFRDQDIAVVGGGDSAMEEAIFLTKFAKSVTVVHRRDQLRASKIMQDRAFANDKIRFVWDSEVVDILGEDRVTGVRVRNRKTGEESTLQVTGLFIAIGHDPRSELFKGQLDIDENGYLVVDSPSTRTKIPGVFACGDVVDHTYRQAITAAGSGCAAAIDAERWLADQGEAELVHQPTA; from the coding sequence TTGAGCGACGTCCGCAACGTCATCATCATCGGCTCGGGCCCGGCGGGGTATACGGCCGCGATCTACGCGGCGCGGGCCGACCTCAAGCCGCTGGTCTTCGAAGGCTCGGTGACCGCCGGCGGTGCCCTGATGAACACCACCGAGGTGGAGAACTTCCCCGGCTTCCCCGACGGGATCATGGGGCCGGACCTGATGGACAACATGCGCAAGCAGGCCGAGCGGTTCGGCGCCGACCTGATCGCCGATGACGTCACCGAGGTGGACCTGACCGTCCACCCCAAGGTGGTCAAGACCGGCGACACCGAGTACCGGGCCAAGGCGGTGATCATCGCGACCGGCTCCGGCTACCGGGAGCTGGGGCTGGAGAACGAGAAGCGGCTGTCGGGCCGCGGGGTCTCCTGGTGCGCCACCTGTGACGGGTTCTTCTTCCGCGACCAGGACATCGCGGTGGTCGGCGGCGGCGACAGCGCGATGGAGGAGGCCATCTTCCTGACCAAGTTCGCCAAGAGCGTCACCGTGGTGCACCGCCGGGATCAGCTGCGCGCCAGCAAGATCATGCAGGACCGGGCCTTCGCCAACGACAAGATCCGCTTCGTGTGGGACAGCGAGGTGGTGGACATCCTGGGCGAGGACCGGGTGACGGGGGTGCGCGTCCGCAACCGCAAGACCGGCGAGGAGAGCACCCTGCAGGTCACCGGCCTGTTCATCGCGATCGGCCACGACCCGCGCAGCGAGCTGTTCAAGGGCCAGCTCGACATCGATGAAAACGGGTACCTGGTGGTGGACTCCCCCAGCACCCGCACCAAGATCCCGGGGGTGTTCGCTTGCGGCGACGTGGTCGACCACACCTACCGGCAGGCGATCACCGCGGCCGGCAGCGGGTGCGCGGCGGCCATCGACGCCGAGCGCTGGCTGGCCGATCAGGGCGAGGCCGAGCTCGTCCACCAGCCCACCGCCTGA
- a CDS encoding inositol-3-phosphate synthase, whose protein sequence is MGSVRVAIVGVGNCAASLVQGVEYYKNADPASRVPGLMHVRFGDYHVGDIEFVAAFDVDAKKVGMDLADAIVASENNTIKICDVPPTGVTVQRGHTLDGLGHYYRQMIEESDAEPVDVVQVLKDTRADVLVSYLPVGSEEADRFYAQCALDAGVAFVNALPVFIASDPEWAKKFEDAGVPIVGDDIKSQIGATITHRVMAKLFEDRGVELQRTYQLNFGGNMDFMNMLERNRLQSKKISKTQSVTSQIPREMAKSDVHIGPSDHVPWLDDRKWAYVRLEGKAFGDVPLNLEYKLEVWDSPNSAGVIIDAIRAAKIAKDRGIGGPILSASSYFMKSPPVQYSDDEAREAVEAFIRGKVER, encoded by the coding sequence ATGGGTTCGGTGCGCGTAGCCATTGTCGGCGTGGGCAATTGCGCCGCTTCGCTCGTTCAGGGCGTTGAGTACTACAAGAATGCGGACCCGGCCTCACGGGTGCCTGGCCTGATGCACGTGCGCTTCGGCGACTATCACGTCGGTGACATCGAGTTCGTGGCCGCCTTCGACGTGGACGCCAAGAAGGTCGGCATGGACCTGGCCGACGCCATCGTCGCCAGCGAGAACAACACCATTAAGATCTGCGACGTCCCGCCGACCGGGGTGACCGTGCAGCGCGGGCACACCCTCGACGGGCTGGGCCACTACTACCGGCAGATGATCGAGGAGTCCGACGCCGAGCCGGTGGACGTGGTGCAGGTCCTCAAGGACACCCGGGCCGACGTGCTGGTGTCCTACCTGCCGGTGGGCTCGGAGGAGGCCGACCGCTTCTACGCCCAGTGCGCCCTGGACGCCGGGGTGGCGTTCGTCAACGCGCTGCCGGTGTTCATCGCCTCCGACCCCGAGTGGGCCAAGAAGTTCGAGGACGCCGGGGTGCCGATCGTCGGCGACGACATCAAGTCGCAGATCGGCGCGACCATCACCCACCGGGTGATGGCCAAGCTGTTCGAGGACCGCGGCGTTGAGCTGCAGCGCACCTACCAGCTCAACTTCGGCGGCAACATGGACTTCATGAACATGCTGGAGCGCAACCGGCTCCAGTCCAAGAAGATCTCCAAGACCCAGTCGGTCACCTCGCAGATCCCGCGGGAGATGGCCAAGAGCGACGTGCACATCGGCCCGTCCGACCACGTGCCGTGGCTGGACGACCGCAAGTGGGCCTACGTCCGCCTGGAGGGCAAGGCCTTCGGTGACGTCCCGCTGAACCTGGAGTACAAGCTGGAGGTCTGGGACTCGCCCAACTCCGCCGGCGTGATCATCGACGCGATCCGCGCCGCCAAGATCGCCAAGGACCGCGGCATCGGCGGCCCGATCCTGTCGGCCAGCTCCTACTTCATGAAGTCCCCGCCGGTCCAGTACAGCGACGACGAGGCCCGCGAGGCCGTGGAGGCCTTCATCCGCGGCAAGGTCGAGCGCTGA
- a CDS encoding mannosyltransferase family protein, producing MTLLHDHDKDAATPVQHKGAAVFSRIRPVDRLALSVWAGAWAGVMFFVAVIPRVLPTIYDGRSYLERWAQWDAVRFINLATYGYDGVPGQPDPGWPAFFPGYPLLLHALGMVIPDLRIGGLLLSDYRLIGLAVSLVAGAIAMVALARLGEREGGAGAGRRTVIALLAGPPAVFLFAGYSEAVFLALALPAWLLARQGRWAAAALLATPASGVRITGLFLALALIVEFWAGEHGRRAVGWRPAAWLALPFTPLLAYSCYQWTRTGDWLAWQHAQEAGWDRHLVWPWESFMTTWRAAFQTDYEFTLAFRIEMFAALVGVLLCGYLLVRRCWPELTYVGLQLAALLLSSYYLSVGRAMLLWWPLWIALGRLGARRPALYAAIVAASVPFAVLMLLTFTSGGWAG from the coding sequence GTGACGTTGCTCCACGACCACGACAAGGACGCCGCGACGCCCGTCCAGCACAAGGGCGCCGCGGTTTTCTCACGCATCCGGCCCGTCGATCGCCTGGCACTGTCCGTGTGGGCGGGCGCGTGGGCCGGTGTGATGTTCTTCGTCGCGGTCATCCCCAGGGTGCTGCCGACCATCTACGACGGTCGCTCCTATCTGGAACGGTGGGCGCAGTGGGACGCCGTCCGGTTCATCAACCTCGCCACCTACGGCTATGACGGGGTGCCGGGGCAGCCGGACCCCGGGTGGCCGGCCTTCTTCCCCGGCTACCCGCTGCTGTTGCATGCGCTCGGGATGGTGATCCCCGACCTGCGGATCGGCGGGCTGCTGCTGTCGGACTACCGGTTGATCGGGCTGGCGGTCTCGCTGGTGGCCGGGGCGATCGCCATGGTGGCGCTGGCCCGGCTCGGGGAGCGGGAGGGCGGCGCGGGCGCCGGGCGCCGGACGGTGATCGCGCTGCTGGCCGGGCCGCCCGCGGTGTTCCTGTTCGCCGGCTACTCCGAGGCGGTGTTCCTGGCGCTGGCGCTGCCCGCCTGGCTGCTGGCCCGCCAGGGGCGGTGGGCGGCCGCCGCGCTGCTGGCCACCCCGGCCTCCGGGGTGCGGATCACCGGGCTGTTCCTCGCGCTGGCCCTGATCGTGGAGTTCTGGGCGGGCGAGCACGGCCGCCGCGCGGTGGGGTGGCGTCCGGCGGCCTGGCTGGCGCTGCCGTTCACGCCGCTGCTGGCCTACTCCTGCTACCAGTGGACGCGCACCGGAGACTGGCTGGCCTGGCAGCACGCCCAGGAGGCGGGCTGGGACCGGCATCTGGTGTGGCCCTGGGAGTCGTTCATGACCACCTGGCGGGCCGCGTTCCAGACCGACTATGAGTTCACCCTGGCGTTCCGGATCGAGATGTTCGCCGCGCTGGTCGGCGTCCTGCTGTGCGGGTACCTGCTGGTCAGACGGTGCTGGCCGGAGCTGACCTACGTGGGGCTGCAGCTGGCGGCGCTGCTGCTGTCGTCGTACTACCTGTCGGTGGGGCGGGCCATGCTGCTGTGGTGGCCGCTGTGGATCGCCCTGGGGCGGCTGGGCGCCCGCCGTCCTGCGCTGTATGCGGCCATCGTGGCGGCCTCCGTGCCGTTCGCGGTCCTGATGCTGCTCACCTTCACCTCGGGAGGCTGGGCGGGCTGA
- a CDS encoding transglycosylase domain-containing protein yields MPGRPPRPGGPGGPRPGRPGGPGGPPGPPGPGGPGGRGGSGGRGRRSGGDKPEKTGWRRFVPSWKVMLGVLGLCILSFCTLIGVAYAMTPVPEAGNEDATKTAAIFYYDDGKTEIGRIGTNRELVDLKDVPLHVQEAVIAAENRSFRTDPGFSVKGILRAVWVNLTGGEMQGGSTITQQLAKNYYLSNERTMSRKFKELFISVKLGQQKGKDQILEDYLNTIYFGRQAYGIQAASKTYFGVPVNKLRPDQGAMLAAIIQRPGQLGTEDYEKETLDRYRYVLDGMVKTGALTKADYDKYQARLPKTRPINSGQTFAGQNGYMIRRALKELERDQGITEDEIIRNGLHIVTTFNQAKMKAAQYAAERTISSLHPKRKSEHIRVGIASVETGTGRVVAFYGGPDYLKQEFDNVWAGSAQAGSAMKPYVLATALKENWSLKTLVEGRSGIAFDSQGNPVPPGTPGATIPIPNGHREPPAIDLIEATKNSINTAYVQLGMKVGLGDVIETATDAGIASDLLEPHRHAYGLSLGINDIRPIEQAAGYATFANGGTYYQPHVVDKVLTKDKKTYKTLKWKKRENIFSKEVAADVTYAMQAVVNGGTGTAAKLADGRPVAGKTGTTDKNVATWFVGYIPQLSTAVAVYNDQKERLVLDGAVVQGGTVPARLWNVYMTQATRGMEIQQFPPPAYVGVAQKFATVQPSPSETPMCEPGQESTEEEPCRERPRRHRPCIPPGCGGNRPPEDNDPPGLCERFPNAPGCRNPGPTPNPSPSGDGGGDDGGGGPGDGGGGPGDGGGGPGDGGGGPGMGGAQAVRPPD; encoded by the coding sequence ATGCCCGGCCGTCCTCCTCGTCCCGGCGGCCCGGGCGGGCCCCGGCCGGGCCGTCCCGGCGGCCCGGGAGGCCCCCCCGGACCCCCTGGACCCGGCGGGCCGGGCGGCCGCGGCGGATCGGGCGGCCGCGGCCGGCGCTCCGGCGGCGACAAGCCGGAGAAGACCGGCTGGCGGCGCTTCGTGCCGTCGTGGAAGGTCATGCTCGGCGTGCTGGGCCTGTGCATCCTCAGCTTCTGCACGCTGATCGGAGTGGCGTACGCCATGACGCCGGTGCCCGAGGCCGGCAACGAGGACGCCACCAAGACCGCGGCGATCTTCTACTACGACGACGGCAAGACCGAGATCGGCCGCATCGGCACCAACCGTGAGCTGGTCGATCTCAAGGACGTGCCGCTGCACGTCCAGGAGGCCGTGATCGCGGCCGAGAACCGCAGCTTCCGCACCGACCCGGGCTTTTCCGTCAAGGGCATCCTCCGCGCGGTGTGGGTCAACCTCACCGGCGGCGAGATGCAGGGCGGTTCGACGATCACCCAGCAGCTGGCCAAGAACTACTACCTGTCCAACGAACGGACGATGAGCCGCAAGTTCAAGGAGCTGTTCATCTCCGTCAAACTCGGCCAGCAAAAGGGCAAGGACCAGATTCTCGAGGACTACCTCAACACCATCTACTTCGGCCGGCAGGCATACGGCATTCAGGCCGCGTCCAAGACCTATTTCGGCGTTCCGGTCAACAAGCTGCGCCCCGACCAGGGGGCGATGCTGGCGGCGATCATCCAGCGTCCCGGCCAGCTCGGCACCGAGGACTACGAAAAGGAGACCCTGGACCGCTACCGGTACGTCCTGGACGGCATGGTCAAGACCGGTGCCCTGACCAAGGCCGACTACGACAAGTACCAGGCCCGCCTCCCCAAGACGCGGCCGATCAACAGCGGCCAGACCTTCGCGGGCCAGAACGGCTACATGATCCGGCGGGCGCTCAAGGAGCTGGAGCGCGACCAGGGCATCACCGAGGACGAGATCATCCGCAACGGCCTGCACATCGTCACCACCTTCAACCAGGCCAAGATGAAGGCGGCCCAGTACGCCGCCGAGCGGACGATCTCCTCCCTGCACCCCAAGCGGAAGTCCGAGCACATCCGGGTGGGCATCGCCTCGGTGGAGACCGGTACCGGCCGGGTGGTCGCCTTCTACGGCGGTCCCGACTACCTCAAGCAGGAGTTCGACAACGTGTGGGCGGGCTCCGCGCAGGCCGGGTCGGCGATGAAGCCGTACGTGCTGGCCACCGCCCTGAAGGAGAACTGGAGCCTGAAGACCCTGGTGGAGGGCCGCTCGGGCATCGCCTTCGACAGCCAGGGCAACCCGGTGCCGCCCGGCACGCCCGGGGCCACCATCCCCATCCCCAACGGTCACCGTGAGCCCCCGGCGATCGACCTGATCGAGGCCACCAAGAACTCCATCAACACCGCCTACGTCCAGCTCGGCATGAAGGTCGGGCTGGGCGATGTGATCGAGACCGCGACCGACGCGGGGATCGCCAGCGACCTGCTGGAACCGCACCGCCACGCCTACGGTCTGTCGCTGGGCATCAACGACATCCGCCCGATCGAGCAGGCGGCCGGGTACGCGACGTTCGCCAACGGCGGCACCTACTACCAGCCGCACGTGGTCGACAAGGTCCTCACCAAGGACAAGAAGACCTACAAGACCCTCAAGTGGAAGAAGCGGGAGAACATCTTCTCCAAGGAGGTCGCCGCCGACGTCACCTACGCGATGCAGGCGGTCGTCAACGGCGGCACCGGCACCGCGGCCAAGCTGGCCGACGGGCGGCCGGTGGCGGGCAAGACCGGAACCACCGACAAGAACGTCGCCACCTGGTTCGTCGGCTACATCCCGCAGCTGTCCACCGCGGTGGCGGTCTACAACGACCAGAAGGAGAGGCTGGTCCTGGACGGCGCGGTGGTCCAGGGTGGCACCGTCCCGGCCAGGCTGTGGAACGTCTACATGACCCAGGCCACCCGGGGCATGGAGATCCAGCAGTTCCCGCCGCCCGCCTATGTCGGGGTGGCGCAGAAGTTCGCCACCGTGCAGCCGTCTCCCTCGGAGACCCCGATGTGCGAGCCGGGGCAGGAGAGCACCGAAGAGGAGCCCTGCCGGGAGCGGCCGCGCCGGCACCGGCCCTGCATCCCGCCGGGCTGCGGCGGCAACCGGCCGCCGGAGGACAACGACCCGCCCGGTCTGTGCGAGCGCTTCCCGAACGCGCCGGGCTGCCGCAACCCCGGTCCGACGCCGAACCCGAGCCCCAGCGGCGACGGCGGCGGTGACGACGGCGGCGGTGGCCCCGGTGACGGCGGTGGCGGCCCCGGTGACGGTGGCGGTGGCCCTGGTGACGGTGGCGGCGGCCCCGGCATGGGAGGGGCGCAGGCCGTCAGACCGCCCGACTGA
- a CDS encoding deoxyribonuclease IV, with amino-acid sequence MRIGAHVDQHDPLAGARAVGAEVVQFFLGDPQGWKKPVVPEAVAELDGSGVDVYIHAPYVVNVATSNNRIRVPSRRILSEQLQAAAQIGAKALIVHGGHVLSGDDPEVGFENWRKVFERIDCPIPIYIENTAGGGNAMARRLDRIARLWEVLGQVPGIDGKLGFCLDTCHAHAAGEELIDVVDRIKAITGRIDLVHCNNSRDAFGSGADRHANLESGTIDTELIVSVVRSAGAPVVVETPPAGQAADIALLRAALT; translated from the coding sequence ATGCGCATCGGAGCCCACGTCGACCAGCACGACCCCCTGGCGGGCGCCCGCGCCGTCGGGGCGGAGGTCGTGCAGTTCTTCCTCGGCGATCCGCAGGGCTGGAAGAAGCCGGTGGTGCCCGAGGCGGTCGCCGAACTGGACGGGTCCGGGGTGGACGTCTACATCCACGCCCCGTACGTGGTCAACGTGGCCACCTCCAACAACCGGATCCGGGTGCCCAGCCGCCGGATCCTCAGCGAGCAGCTGCAGGCCGCCGCTCAGATCGGCGCCAAGGCGCTGATCGTGCACGGGGGGCACGTGCTGTCCGGCGACGACCCCGAGGTGGGCTTTGAGAACTGGCGCAAGGTCTTCGAGCGGATCGACTGCCCGATCCCGATCTACATCGAGAACACCGCGGGCGGCGGCAACGCCATGGCCCGCCGGCTCGATCGGATCGCCCGGCTGTGGGAGGTGCTGGGCCAGGTCCCCGGCATCGACGGCAAGCTCGGTTTTTGCCTGGACACCTGCCATGCGCACGCGGCCGGCGAGGAGCTGATCGACGTGGTCGACCGGATCAAGGCGATCACCGGCCGGATCGACCTGGTGCACTGCAACAACAGCCGGGACGCCTTCGGCTCGGGCGCCGACCGGCACGCCAATCTGGAAAGCGGCACGATCGACACCGAGCTGATCGTGTCGGTGGTGCGGTCGGCCGGGGCCCCGGTGGTGGTGGAGACCCCTCCGGCCGGTCAGGCCGCCGACATCGCCCTGCTGCGCGCCGCGCTCACCTGA